One window from the genome of Streptomyces sp. NBC_00287 encodes:
- the yczE gene encoding membrane protein YczE — MTQATTTTGGTLLSTTSRLGRRLIQLYVGLALYGASSALLVEAGLGLEPWNVLHQGLAELTGLTIGVVSIIVGAAVLLLWIPLRQRPGLGTVSNVFVVGIAMDGTLAALPEAHTLAVRIPLLVAGIVLNGVATGLYIAARFGPGPRDGLMTGLHRRTGRSIRLMRTAVELAVVISGFLLGGTIGVGTLLYALAIGPLAQLFLRVFAVPAAPDGSTVVATGQPRRAILRR; from the coding sequence CCACGACAAGCCGTCTCGGGCGACGGTTGATCCAGCTGTATGTCGGTCTCGCGCTCTACGGCGCGAGCTCGGCCCTTCTCGTCGAGGCCGGCCTCGGCCTCGAACCCTGGAACGTGCTGCACCAGGGCCTTGCCGAGCTGACCGGTCTGACGATCGGCGTCGTGTCGATCATCGTGGGCGCCGCGGTACTGCTCCTGTGGATCCCGCTGCGCCAGCGGCCCGGCCTCGGCACCGTCTCCAATGTCTTCGTCGTCGGCATCGCCATGGACGGCACCCTGGCCGCCCTTCCCGAGGCGCACACCCTCGCCGTCCGGATACCCCTTCTCGTCGCCGGCATCGTCCTCAACGGTGTGGCCACCGGCCTCTACATCGCCGCCCGCTTCGGACCGGGCCCGCGCGACGGCCTGATGACCGGACTGCACCGGCGCACCGGCCGCTCGATCCGGCTGATGCGTACGGCCGTTGAGCTCGCGGTGGTCATCTCCGGCTTCCTCCTGGGCGGCACGATCGGTGTCGGCACCCTGCTGTACGCGCTGGCCATCGGCCCGCTCGCCCAGCTCTTCCTGCGCGTCTTCGCCGTCCCCGCGGCACCCGACGGCAGCACGGTCGTTGCCACCGGTCAACCCCGGCGCGCCATACTGCGACGGTGA
- a CDS encoding glycerophosphodiester phosphodiesterase yields MSTPIRHPYLDHPGPIPFAHRGGAADGLENTLLQFRRAVDLGYRYLETDIHATRDGKLVAFHDSTLDRVTDGAGRISDLPWADVRHARVAGQEPVPLFEELLEAFPEARWNVDVKAESALLPFLDLVERTGTWDRICLGSFSEARVVRAQRLAGPQLATSYGTRGVLNLRLRSWGLPAAVRRSAVAAQVPEMQSGIQVVDHRFVRTAHAHGLQVHVWTVNEEDRMHRLLDLGVDGIMTDHIETLRKVMEDRGVWV; encoded by the coding sequence GTGAGCACGCCGATACGCCACCCCTATCTCGACCATCCCGGTCCGATCCCCTTCGCCCACCGGGGCGGGGCGGCGGACGGCCTGGAGAACACCCTGCTGCAGTTCCGGCGCGCGGTGGACCTGGGCTACCGGTACCTGGAGACCGACATCCACGCCACCCGCGACGGCAAGCTGGTCGCCTTCCACGACTCGACGCTGGACCGGGTGACCGACGGGGCGGGCAGAATCTCCGACCTGCCCTGGGCGGACGTACGGCACGCGCGTGTGGCCGGTCAGGAGCCGGTGCCGCTGTTCGAGGAGCTCCTGGAGGCCTTCCCCGAGGCGCGCTGGAACGTCGACGTGAAGGCGGAGTCCGCGCTGCTGCCCTTCCTCGACCTGGTCGAACGCACCGGCACCTGGGACCGCATCTGCCTCGGCTCGTTCTCCGAGGCACGGGTCGTACGGGCCCAGCGGCTCGCCGGTCCTCAGCTGGCCACGTCGTACGGCACGCGCGGGGTGCTGAATCTGCGGCTGCGCTCCTGGGGGCTGCCCGCTGCGGTGCGCCGCTCGGCCGTCGCCGCGCAGGTGCCCGAGATGCAGTCCGGCATCCAGGTGGTCGACCACCGCTTCGTGCGCACCGCCCACGCGCACGGGCTCCAGGTGCATGTGTGGACGGTCAACGAGGAGGACCGTATGCACCGGCTTCTGGACCTGGGAGTCGATGGCATCATGACCGATCACATCGAGACATTGCGCAAGGTCATGGAGGACCGGGGCGTCTGGGTCTGA